Proteins from a genomic interval of Tenacibaculum sp. SZ-18:
- a CDS encoding RsmB/NOP family class I SAM-dependent RNA methyltransferase: MRLHRNLVFAVIDSIRDIFNEGVYADKAVETALRRDKRWGARDRKFVAETIYEIVRWKRLYAEIANVKEPFSRQDLWRLFSVWCVLRGIQLPDWNQIEPTPTRRIKGKFDELSRIRKFREAIPDWIDNLGLEELGEQVWTKEIASLNKQAEVILRTNTLNTSKEILQKKLREEGIDTEFINGYPDALKLVERANVFKTECFKKGYFEVQDASSQMVAAYLDVEPGMKVVDTCAGAGGKTLHLASLMKNKGQIVAMDIYESKLKKLKVRARRNNVHNIDLRVIDSTKPIKKLYNKADRVLIDAPCSGLGVIRRNPDSKWKLQPEFLDNIRKVQQDVLQSYSRMVKTGGKLVYATCSVLPSENQNQVKQFLASELGKDFTFVSDKKVLSHESGFDGFYMALLQKK, from the coding sequence ATGAGGTTACATAGAAATCTAGTTTTTGCAGTAATTGACAGTATTAGAGACATTTTCAACGAAGGAGTTTATGCAGATAAAGCAGTAGAAACTGCGTTGCGTAGAGATAAAAGATGGGGAGCAAGAGATCGTAAATTTGTTGCGGAAACTATCTATGAAATAGTTCGATGGAAGCGTCTTTATGCAGAAATCGCTAACGTAAAAGAACCTTTTTCTCGTCAAGATTTATGGCGTTTATTTTCAGTATGGTGTGTTTTAAGAGGAATTCAATTGCCAGATTGGAATCAAATTGAACCAACTCCTACCAGAAGAATTAAAGGAAAATTCGATGAATTATCAAGAATTCGAAAATTTAGAGAAGCAATACCTGATTGGATTGATAATTTAGGACTTGAAGAACTTGGAGAACAAGTTTGGACCAAAGAAATTGCTTCTTTAAATAAACAAGCTGAGGTTATATTAAGGACAAATACACTAAACACTTCAAAAGAAATTTTACAAAAAAAATTACGTGAAGAGGGAATTGACACCGAATTTATCAACGGCTATCCTGATGCGTTAAAGTTAGTAGAACGTGCTAATGTATTTAAAACAGAATGCTTTAAAAAAGGTTATTTTGAAGTACAAGACGCTTCTTCTCAAATGGTAGCAGCTTATTTGGATGTTGAACCAGGAATGAAAGTTGTTGATACTTGTGCTGGTGCTGGCGGAAAAACATTGCACCTTGCTTCTTTAATGAAGAATAAAGGTCAGATTGTTGCAATGGATATTTACGAAAGCAAACTTAAAAAACTAAAAGTTAGAGCTCGTAGAAACAATGTTCACAATATCGATCTTAGAGTTATTGACTCTACAAAACCAATTAAAAAGTTATACAACAAAGCTGATAGAGTTTTAATTGACGCTCCTTGTTCTGGATTAGGAGTTATTAGAAGAAACCCTGATAGTAAGTGGAAATTACAACCTGAATTTCTAGACAATATCAGAAAGGTACAACAAGATGTACTACAAAGTTATTCAAGAATGGTAAAAACTGGCGGTAAATTAGTTTATGCTACTTGCTCTGTACTACCATCTGAAAATCAAAATCAAGTTAAACAATTTTTAGCATCAGAATTAGGAAAGGATTTCACTTTTGTGTCAGATAAAAAAGTGCTTTCTCATGAATCTGGTTTTGATGGATTTTACATGGCCCTTTTACAAAAAAAATAA
- the recG gene encoding ATP-dependent DNA helicase RecG: MNLNQPITYVKGVSVARAELLSSELGIRTCNDLLHFFPYRYIDKTQFYTINQLHKNTAEVQVVGKITGIKTVKQKRGSRLVATFADATGHMELVWFKGAKWIKDNLKMNVPYVVYGKLNWYNNTASMAHPEMELVSEYKKKLQTAMQPMYSSTEKLTNKGMSNKLMRTMMQNLLQQTFEGIEESFSPDFRSTYKLLDKKESILNIHFPKDQELLAKAQYRLKFEELFFIQLQLLVKKMINKSKIKGFVFENVGAYFTDFYNNHLPFDLTNAQKRVLKEIRKDLGNGAQMNRLLQGDVGSGKTIVGLLVMLLAIDNGFQATLMAPTEILATQHYNGIDELLKDTEIRVELLTGSTKTKKRREIHEGLENGSIHILIGTHAIIEDKVQFKRLGIAIIDEQHRFGVAQRSKLWNKSSENGIPPHVLVMTATPIPRTLAMSVYGDLDISVIDELPPGRKAVKTVHRYDSHRLGVFKFLKDEIEKGRQVYVVYPLIQESQAMDYKDLMDGYESISREFPSPKYQISIVHGQMKPADKDYEMDRFVRGETQIMVATTVIEVGVNVPNASVMVIESSERFGLSQLHQLRGRVGRGADQSYCILLTSFELSSDAKTRLKTMVETSDGFKIAEVDLKLRGPGNIMGTQQSGVLNLKIADVVKDSPILFQARQAAIKLLNDDPSLSSKENSVVLKRLTQLQRTSGIWSKIS; encoded by the coding sequence ATGAATTTAAATCAACCAATTACATACGTTAAAGGAGTTAGTGTTGCAAGAGCAGAATTGTTGTCCTCTGAGCTGGGAATTCGTACTTGTAACGATTTGCTTCATTTTTTTCCATATCGCTATATTGATAAAACACAGTTTTATACAATTAACCAATTGCATAAGAATACTGCTGAAGTTCAAGTTGTAGGAAAAATAACTGGAATTAAAACTGTAAAACAAAAAAGAGGTAGTAGGTTAGTAGCTACTTTTGCCGATGCAACTGGGCACATGGAATTGGTTTGGTTTAAAGGAGCAAAGTGGATAAAAGATAATTTAAAAATGAATGTTCCTTATGTTGTTTATGGTAAATTGAATTGGTACAATAACACGGCCAGTATGGCGCATCCTGAAATGGAATTAGTTTCAGAATATAAAAAGAAACTACAAACAGCGATGCAACCAATGTATTCTTCCACAGAAAAGTTAACAAATAAGGGAATGAGTAATAAATTAATGCGAACAATGATGCAGAATTTATTACAGCAAACTTTTGAAGGGATTGAAGAGAGTTTTTCTCCAGATTTTAGAAGTACTTATAAATTATTAGACAAAAAAGAGTCCATATTAAATATACATTTTCCGAAGGATCAAGAACTATTGGCTAAGGCCCAATACAGATTGAAGTTTGAGGAATTATTTTTTATCCAGCTTCAATTACTCGTGAAAAAGATGATCAATAAATCAAAAATTAAAGGTTTTGTTTTTGAGAATGTAGGAGCGTATTTTACAGATTTTTACAATAATCACTTACCATTTGATTTAACCAATGCGCAAAAAAGAGTACTGAAAGAAATACGTAAAGATTTAGGGAATGGTGCTCAAATGAATCGTTTATTACAAGGAGATGTTGGTTCAGGGAAAACAATAGTTGGACTATTGGTGATGTTGTTAGCCATTGATAATGGATTTCAGGCAACGTTAATGGCGCCAACTGAAATTTTAGCAACCCAACACTATAATGGAATTGATGAATTATTAAAAGATACTGAAATTAGGGTAGAGTTATTAACTGGTTCTACTAAAACAAAAAAGAGAAGAGAAATTCATGAAGGATTAGAGAATGGTTCAATTCATATACTCATTGGAACGCATGCGATTATTGAAGATAAAGTTCAGTTTAAAAGATTAGGTATAGCTATTATTGATGAGCAACATCGTTTTGGAGTTGCTCAAAGAAGTAAATTATGGAATAAAAGTTCAGAGAATGGTATTCCGCCTCATGTTTTAGTAATGACGGCAACTCCAATTCCTAGAACATTGGCGATGTCAGTTTATGGTGATTTAGATATTTCTGTAATTGATGAACTTCCTCCTGGAAGAAAAGCTGTAAAAACGGTTCATCGATATGATAGTCATCGATTAGGAGTTTTTAAATTCTTAAAAGATGAAATAGAAAAAGGTAGACAAGTTTATGTTGTTTACCCTTTAATTCAAGAATCTCAGGCCATGGATTATAAAGATTTGATGGATGGTTATGAAAGTATTTCAAGAGAGTTTCCTTCACCAAAATATCAAATTAGTATTGTTCACGGACAAATGAAGCCTGCTGATAAAGACTATGAAATGGATCGGTTTGTGCGAGGTGAAACGCAAATAATGGTAGCAACCACAGTTATTGAAGTAGGAGTTAACGTTCCTAATGCCTCGGTTATGGTTATTGAAAGTTCAGAGCGATTTGGTTTAAGTCAGTTACACCAGTTACGAGGTAGGGTCGGTCGTGGAGCAGATCAAAGTTATTGTATTTTACTTACAAGTTTTGAGTTGTCTTCGGATGCTAAAACTCGATTAAAAACAATGGTTGAAACCTCAGATGGATTTAAAATAGCGGAAGTTGATTTGAAATTACGTGGTCCAGGAAATATTATGGGAACGCAACAAAGTGGAGTTTTAAATCTGAAAATTGCAGATGTAGTTAAAGATAGTCCAATTTTATTTCAAGCGAGACAAGCGGCAATTAAGTTATTAAATGATGATCCTAGTTTATCCTCTAAAGAAAATTCTGTGGTTTTAAAAAGACTAACACAGTTACAACGTACCAGTGGTATTTGGAGTAAAATTAGTTAG
- a CDS encoding alpha/beta fold hydrolase — protein MTANQWKQKGEFVKIFDNEVFVIDEGKHNDKTMVILHGYPTSSFDYYKVLDNLTSEYRVIIHDHLGFGFSDKPKNFSYSLIEQADIALQLWKTLGVNEFTLLAHDYGTSVATEIIARHNKKHITVNIEKLILCNGSMHIELSQLRFIQKLLKNKFTGKYVAKLSNEFIFTKNIRNVYFDKQKVTNEELKEMWQQLIYNEGKDIIHRLSNYINERYYFWHRWIGALKETELETKIVWAKNDPVAVFKIAELLSTEIKNNKLFPLENSGHFPMLETPKEWINLVLSN, from the coding sequence ATGACAGCTAATCAATGGAAACAAAAAGGAGAATTTGTTAAAATATTTGATAATGAAGTTTTTGTTATTGATGAAGGAAAACACAACGATAAAACCATGGTAATTTTGCATGGATATCCAACGTCATCATTTGATTACTATAAAGTATTAGATAATCTTACAAGTGAGTATCGTGTCATAATTCATGATCATTTAGGATTTGGTTTTTCGGATAAACCTAAAAACTTTTCATACTCCTTAATTGAACAAGCAGATATTGCATTACAATTATGGAAAACTCTCGGGGTTAATGAATTTACCCTACTCGCACACGATTATGGAACTAGCGTAGCCACTGAAATAATAGCCAGACATAATAAGAAGCATATAACAGTAAACATTGAAAAACTAATTTTATGTAACGGAAGTATGCATATTGAACTCTCTCAATTACGCTTTATTCAAAAATTACTTAAAAATAAGTTTACTGGAAAGTACGTCGCTAAATTGTCCAACGAATTCATATTTACAAAGAATATCCGAAATGTATATTTTGATAAGCAAAAGGTAACCAATGAAGAATTAAAAGAAATGTGGCAACAATTAATCTATAATGAAGGAAAAGATATAATTCACCGACTATCGAACTACATTAATGAACGTTATTATTTCTGGCATAGATGGATTGGAGCACTAAAAGAAACTGAGCTTGAAACCAAAATAGTTTGGGCTAAAAACGATCCGGTTGCTGTATTCAAAATAGCAGAACTACTTTCAACAGAAATTAAAAATAATAAATTATTTCCTCTAGAAAACTCAGGACATTTTCCTATGTTGGAAACTCCTAAAGAATGGATTAACTTGGTATTATCTAACTAA
- a CDS encoding endonuclease, with translation MIKKLLSVFLGLVIVAINAQQSYYNDVDLTKSGLALKQELATKIINTHGNQLDYTPDVWEACKVTDVNPDNSSQVILIYGYSSSGTTARTRGINDNGGNSGDWNREHTYPRSLGNPNLGSSGPGSDAHHLRPSDVQYNSQRGNKAFADGSGNSGDVAGGWYPGDEWKGDIARMMMYMYLRYGDRCLPSTVGVGSSSATPDDMIDLFLEWNAEDPVSTIEDNRNNYHENIANQYAQGNRNPFIDNPNLATQIWGGPAAENRWATASINDIRILADVKAFPNPSYNGNITITTSKSNITEIKIFSILGKEVYSEKNPTLLNNRLTIGSLTSGLYILKISSDVNFTTKKIIIN, from the coding sequence ATGATTAAAAAATTACTTTCAGTTTTTTTAGGATTAGTTATCGTTGCTATTAATGCTCAACAGAGTTATTATAATGATGTTGACTTAACAAAATCGGGATTAGCTTTAAAACAAGAGTTGGCGACAAAAATTATAAACACCCACGGTAATCAATTAGATTATACACCAGATGTTTGGGAAGCTTGTAAAGTGACTGATGTAAATCCTGATAACTCGAGTCAAGTTATTTTAATTTATGGATATTCGAGTTCAGGAACAACAGCTAGAACAAGAGGAATTAATGATAATGGTGGAAACTCAGGTGATTGGAATAGAGAGCATACATATCCAAGAAGTTTAGGAAATCCAAATTTAGGCTCTTCTGGTCCAGGATCAGATGCTCATCACTTACGCCCATCAGATGTTCAATACAACAGTCAAAGAGGGAACAAAGCATTCGCAGATGGATCAGGAAATTCTGGTGATGTTGCTGGCGGTTGGTATCCTGGAGATGAATGGAAAGGTGATATTGCAAGAATGATGATGTACATGTATTTACGTTATGGAGATCGTTGTTTACCTAGTACTGTTGGTGTAGGAAGCTCTTCTGCAACTCCAGATGATATGATTGATTTATTTTTGGAATGGAATGCGGAAGATCCAGTTTCAACGATTGAAGATAATAGAAATAATTACCACGAAAATATTGCTAATCAATATGCTCAAGGAAACAGAAATCCGTTTATTGATAATCCGAATTTAGCAACTCAAATTTGGGGTGGTCCAGCGGCAGAAAATAGATGGGCTACTGCGAGTATAAATGATATTAGAATATTAGCTGATGTAAAGGCATTTCCTAATCCATCTTACAATGGAAATATCACAATTACGACTTCAAAATCTAATATTACTGAAATCAAGATTTTCTCTATTTTAGGAAAAGAAGTGTATTCTGAAAAGAATCCTACTTTGCTAAATAACAGACTTACAATTGGAAGTTTAACAAGTGGACTTTACATTCTAAAGATAAGTAGTGATGTAAACTTTACCACCAAAAAAATTATCATCAATTAA